In Eriocheir sinensis breed Jianghai 21 chromosome 17, ASM2467909v1, whole genome shotgun sequence, one genomic interval encodes:
- the LOC127000088 gene encoding twist-related protein-like has protein sequence MSVSEWLHPAACPGYAPFTDLSQTQPAVTCSAMAHYERASAATLHQCPPPGEASSPVWSSSLTTASWHSEGRPSPSCSPVSSCESLELGSPGTWAGSSNGPATWSWGAPGTTHPLLAAAAAVVSTSGTGPTTNRGRNAKCRRKTPKAVGRDVMKKRRLAANARERRRMNGLNDAFDRLREVIPALSGDQKLSKFETLQMAQTYISALAELLH, from the coding sequence ATGTCAGTGTCCGAGTGGCTCCACCCTGCGGCCTGCCCGGGATACGCGCCCTTCACGGATCTCAGCCAGACCCAGCCCGCCGTCACCTGTAGTGCCATGGCTCATTACGAGCGTGCCAGTGCCGCCACCCTCCACCAGTGCCCTCCCCCCGGCGAGGCCTCGTCCCCCGTGtggtcctcctccctcaccacggCCTCCTGGCACTCCGAGGGCCGCCCCAGCCCTTCCTGCTCCCCCGTCAGCAGCTGTGAGAGTCTTGAACTCGGCTCGCCGGGTACCTGGGCAGGCTCCTCCAACGGCCCCGCCACCTGGTCCTGGGGCGCCCCTGGCACCACCCACCCCTTGCTGGCCGCAGCCGCCGCCGTCGTCAGCACCTCAGGCACGGGACCGACCACGAACCGCGGCCGCAACGCGAAGTGTCGAAGAAAGACGCCCAAAGCCGTGGGCCGCGACGTTATGAAGAAGCGTCGCCTAGCAGCCAACGCCCGGGAGCGGCGCAGAATGAACGGCCTCAACGACGCCTTCGACCGCCTGAGGGAGGTGATCCCGGCGCTCAGCGGCGACCAAAAGCTGTCCAAGTTCGAGACGCTGCAGATGGCGCAGACGTACATCTCGGCGCTGGCCGAGCTGCTGCACTGA